Proteins from a single region of Paenibacillus sp. BIHB 4019:
- a CDS encoding BlaI/MecI/CopY family transcriptional regulator produces the protein MKSYKLTESEIKFTDLIWKNEPITSGDLVKRCQEEMNWKKSTTYTVLKKLCEKGLLQNENSVVSALITRDEYYANQSLRFVEDTYGGSLPKFLTAFMGGKKLNNRQAEELKKLIDEHKEGES, from the coding sequence ATGAAAAGCTACAAGCTTACAGAAAGCGAAATTAAGTTTACCGATTTAATTTGGAAAAACGAACCTATAACTTCTGGTGATCTTGTGAAGCGATGTCAAGAGGAAATGAATTGGAAGAAGTCCACAACCTATACCGTACTGAAAAAATTGTGTGAAAAAGGTTTATTGCAAAATGAAAATTCAGTCGTTTCTGCTTTGATTACAAGGGATGAATATTATGCAAATCAAAGCCTGCGTTTTGTTGAAGATACGTATGGAGGGTCATTGCCTAAATTTTTAACAGCTTTTATGGGAGGCAAAAAATTAAATAACCGCCAAGCAGAGGAGCTGAA
- a CDS encoding DHA2 family efflux MFS transporter permease subunit, producing the protein MSQAASKGGAEPEFRLASIIVPMIAIISGIFMVILDSTAMNVALSRLVIDFKTDLPTIQWTVTGYMLATAAVIPLSGWLSDRFGAKNIFLGSVVAFTLASLLCALPSSAEWLIVFRIIQGLGGGFVMPVAMAYVFRLSPPNKVGQVMGMMGVPILLAPAVGPILAGWLVEYHSWHWIFLINIPVGIFSIIFGLWKLPKTERKQVAGIDIPGMILGPLAFAALSYGVTQGAESWSSDKTIGGLVIGGIALIAFIIVELRSKTPLLELRVFRSVDFSFSIFVQWLLQFSLFGAIFLLPQFLQQARGYGAFDTGLTLFPQALASAFMMPIGGYLFDKIGVRWLVVIGLSLVSGAIFQYTQVDLTTEGSDLLLPLIMAGMGSGLMMMPLNSHLLQKAPRELVSRVTSLTSALQQVVSSFAVATLVTVLSSRVKTLIVDQQLPLTTPAEVQKATLAVAPEAFGYTFGIMLVIAIVGIFLGLFLRRGKVQAGAEEQQGKQELGLEGLH; encoded by the coding sequence ATGTCGCAAGCAGCATCGAAAGGCGGCGCAGAGCCTGAATTCCGCTTGGCAAGCATTATCGTACCGATGATCGCCATTATTTCAGGCATATTTATGGTTATTTTGGATTCAACAGCGATGAATGTGGCGTTGTCTAGACTCGTCATTGATTTTAAAACCGATTTGCCAACGATTCAATGGACGGTAACGGGCTATATGCTGGCGACGGCGGCGGTTATTCCGCTTTCAGGCTGGCTTTCGGATCGCTTTGGAGCCAAAAATATATTTTTAGGCTCGGTTGTAGCCTTCACCTTGGCATCATTGCTATGCGCATTGCCTAGCAGCGCCGAGTGGCTCATCGTATTTCGGATTATTCAAGGCTTGGGCGGCGGTTTCGTTATGCCGGTCGCTATGGCTTATGTGTTTCGTTTAAGCCCGCCGAATAAGGTAGGGCAAGTCATGGGGATGATGGGCGTGCCGATTTTGCTCGCGCCTGCGGTTGGCCCGATTTTGGCGGGCTGGCTCGTAGAATATCACTCCTGGCACTGGATTTTCCTGATTAACATTCCGGTCGGCATTTTCAGCATTATTTTTGGCCTTTGGAAGCTGCCGAAGACGGAGCGCAAGCAGGTTGCCGGCATTGATATTCCGGGCATGATTTTAGGGCCGCTTGCATTTGCCGCCTTATCCTACGGGGTTACGCAAGGCGCAGAAAGCTGGTCGTCGGATAAAACGATTGGCGGGCTCGTTATCGGCGGCATTGCGCTCATCGCATTTATTATCGTAGAGCTGCGGTCAAAAACACCGCTGCTGGAGCTTCGCGTGTTCCGCTCCGTGGACTTTTCATTCAGCATTTTTGTGCAGTGGCTGCTGCAATTTTCGCTTTTCGGCGCGATTTTCCTGCTTCCGCAATTTCTGCAGCAGGCTCGCGGCTACGGCGCCTTTGATACGGGGCTGACCTTGTTCCCGCAGGCGCTAGCTTCTGCGTTTATGATGCCGATTGGCGGCTATTTGTTCGATAAAATCGGGGTGCGCTGGCTTGTCGTTATTGGCCTCAGCCTTGTATCCGGTGCGATTTTTCAGTATACGCAGGTCGATTTGACGACAGAAGGCAGCGACCTGCTGCTTCCGCTCATTATGGCGGGCATGGGCTCCGGCCTCATGATGATGCCGCTCAACTCGCATTTGCTGCAAAAAGCGCCGCGCGAGCTCGTCAGCCGGGTCACGTCGCTAACAAGCGCTTTGCAGCAGGTTGTCAGCTCCTTCGCGGTTGCTACTTTAGTTACGGTGCTCTCGTCACGAGTGAAGACGCTCATTGTGGATCAGCAGCTGCCGCTTACGACGCCTGCCGAAGTGCAGAAAGCGACGCTTGCGGTAGCGCCAGAAGCATTTGGCTATACGTTCGGCATTATGCTCGTTATTGCCATCGTCGGCATTTTCCTCGGCTTGTTTCTGCGCAGAGGCAAAGTGCAGGCGGGAGCGGAAGAGCAGCAGGGCAAGCAGGAATTGGGGCTTGAAGGACTGCATTAA